ATAATGACTGATTTTGGCTCAAGTGTATGGATGCGATACTATGTTAGTAAGTTACAAAATCATCTAAACAAAATCCGAGTAGCAAAGTTTGTTTATTTATAGCAGCTTGCACCCGAACCCATAAGATATTTCATTTTCATGAGTAGCGAACAACAACTTAGCCTCTTTAAGGAATCAGACTTTGAGCAGTCTAACTTTGACCAAAAAGAGTTAATTCCCACAAGTGTTAAAATTCCAATTCCTCGTGGAATCTACGCCAATGTAACTGAAATCGCACAACATTGCAACCAGTGCCACCGTTGTGATTTAGGAGACAGCCGTACTCACGCTGTCGTGGGACGAGGCAATTTGAAAGCACTAATCATGGTTGTGGGAGAAGCACCAGGGCAAAACGAAGATGAAACAGGATTGCCATTTGTTGGTAAAGCAGGACAATTGCTCGAGAAAATTCTTGCCTCAGTGAAGCTAGATACCGAGAAAGACGTATATATTTGTAACGTAAATAAGTGCCGACCGCCAAGCAATCGCGTTCCATCTACGGAAGAGATGGAAGCTTGTAAACCCTATCTCATGGAGCAAATTCGCCTTGTCGATCCAAAAATCATTCTTTTGACAGGGGCAACTGCTGTCAAAGGTGTGACAGGTGAGAAGCGAGGTATTACCCAAATTCGCGGCAAATGGATGGAATGGGATGGGCGTTTGTGTATGCCAATTTTTCACCCCTCCTACTTGTTGCGTAACCAAAGTCGTGAAGTCGGTAGCCCAAAGTGGTTAATGTGGCAAGATATACAAGCAGTCCGTGCCAAGTTTGATGAAATTCAGAATAACATCTGAGGAGTAGACCTCGTACACTCAAATATCTCTTGTGGTATGGGCGTCCCCTACCGTTCTATACTAGTGACGGCTCGTGTCGCCCGTACCACAAGTAGTGGTAATTTATTTCTTGGAAATCCCTTAACCCTCTGCCATCTGCCTTTATGAGCTCTAAATGTGGTAAGCATCACTGACTAATGGGTTTGAAGTCAGCTAATCTAGAGTAAAGAGAGATTGTTCTGATTGGCGATCAATAATTTTAAAACATGAAACTCCCAAACTATGAAAGAGTAATTTATGAGTACAACCCTCTTATTGAGGTTATTGCTCAACTTAGATTTCCGACTATTTTAAGAATTACCAGTCAACAGCCTGTAGATTTTCAAGATAGCGTTAGGTTTGATTATCCAATTTTTGAAGCTTCTAGAAACTTACCAATACCAAATGAACTCTCTAATCTTCTTACTCAATTTAGTTCAAACATTACAAGTGATTTGACGTATCATTTTAAATCAGAAGATTTAAGTTGGCAGTTATCTATAGATAAAGATTCTATAACTCTTGTTACAACTAAATATGAAAGGTATGAAAATTTTATCAAAAAATTAAAAATAGCTGTAGAAATTTTTGAAAAAATATATAATCCATTATTTTATTCAAGAGTAGGATTGAGATATCGCGATTTAATTATTCGCTCGAAACTAAATATTCAAAAAGAATGGACTGAATTAATACCCAAACATATTGCTTCGGAGCTACACACTCCAGAAATAGCCGCCTCTATTCAAAATTTTATTAAAAATTTACAATTGAAAACTGAATTCGGTCAAGTCAATTTTAATCACGGCTTTGTTATGGTTAGAGATACGGAGAAGGGAGTAGATGAAACAGCTTATTTACTAGATGCAGACTTTTTCACAGAAGATAAGATAGAAAGAGGTGAGTATCTTTGGAACATACTCAATCAATCTAATCGCACAGCTAGGAATCTCTTTCGCTGGAGTATTACTGATGATTTATATAGAGCAATGCGACCTCAATCAATATAAACCTACCATGCAGATAACAACTAGTGGTATTAAGAGCAAGAATATTATTGGGCAAAGGTACGAAGTTATATCAACTCCTACTCAGACTTCCTCAAAGTCAAATTTAGTATCTAATATCCCTAATTTGAAAATTCAAGTTTTCATTGAATCATCTCTTAGTGAGGATTGGTCTAGTCAATTAAATCAAAACTCTATTCTTCTAATTAAGTGTTTAACAATACTTCAGACCCTTTTTACGACTTCTCCCGAAGGATTACAAGAAGCATCTGAAGCACTTGAAACTATATTGGAATACTATCAGGAAAACCAGAATTATTTGCAACAGACCAATTTGTCCAAAGAATTAGGAGCAGTTACGGGTAATGTACTGCCAAGTGTTGTTAGACCGCCTTTAGTAATAGATTTTGAATAATTCTTAACCATGCCTAAAAGTATGATTTACAGAGCTTCTAGTGAAAAAGAGGCTTTTAGGCAAGGGGAGATTTTGACTGGAGTTATACAGTTTAAACCAATTCCAAATGAATTATCCCCAAACCTTGAAAACACTAAGTTTAAACCTATAGTTCATCCTTATGGGATTATTGTGACTCAAGATTGTGACTTAGATTGGGACTATACTGCTAGGCAAAATCAAGATAAAACTTACAAGTTACTGAATTCTATACTTTTTTGTGAAATATACACCGCTCAAGACATTCGCTTTAACAAAACTCTTCAAATAAATTCATCAGAATGGAACTTAGTTAAATCTAATCGTCATCAACAGTATCATTTTTTTGAAAAAGTACCTTCAGAATTTGAGTCAATTCAGGAAGGTTTACCAGAATTAACAGCTGATTTTAAAAAAGTTTTTGCAATAGATGCTGAGTTTTTATATCACCAGATAAATAATAAGATAGCTAAACGGCGTACAGTACTTGAAAGCCCTTATTTAGAACACTTCTCTCATCGTTACCACGACTTTCACGGGCGTATAGGACTTCCGGCACAACATGAAAGTGACAAAGGAGGATAGAGAATTTAGATCAGAATATGATACTAGCAACTATCACTCTGGTGGAGGTTATAACTGAGGTTTGGCTTCTAAATTGCCAGAACGCCCGCGCACACTTTCTGCTCTACAATCGCGCAACCAATTGCTAATCCCTTGAGCAATAACACCATTACTGCTATCCCTTGGGGGTGTGGGGGGTTGATTTTTTGGATAAGAACCAATTTGAGAAAACATCATCACAAACAGCCAACTGTTTTCTGCTTTTGTTAAAAACAGCCAGTGGAATTCCTGCAATTGAATTGCTTTTCCATTAACATACTGTCGCTCTAAAGTTGTAAAAAAGACTTGCTCTACTCCCTCTGACTGGGTTTTCACTGAATCTACTGTATGTTCACTAGGGTTCAGAGGTAGTGGTTCGAACTCAGGTCTTCCTGCAACGACTATATAACTAAAAACCTCATTTTTCCGACTAAGACGACGGGAACGTTGAGAAGCGCGATTTGCATAGCTAGGTAAATCGCGCAACATTTGTGTTGTTAATGCTTCTAAATTCTGATTTGAGCAAAAATCTTTCTTTGCTCCTACCCCTGGGAACGAGAAAAATCCTAGCCAAAAGCCACAGCAAAGAAGCCAAAAGCCATAATTTTTAAATTTGACCCCTGACTTCATGAGACTGTTGCCAACTCCTCGCAAATCTTTTTCCAAGCTAATTCTGGATTGTCAGATGCAGTAATGGGACGCCCTATTACAAGATAATCTGCTCCTGCTTTGAGTGCTTGTGCTGGGGTAAGCGATCGCGCCTGATCTTTTGCTGCTGCCCACGTTGGGCGTACTCCCGGACAAACGAGTAAAAAATCTTTTCCACAATTTTGTCGCAGTTGTGAAACTTCTTGAGGTGAACAAACGGCTCCATCCAAGCCGGTCTCTTGAGCCATTAATAACATCTCAAGAACATACTCTGGTAATTCTAAAGGAATTTTTAAATCAAATGCCAATTGTCTGGAAGAAATACTCGTCAGCAGTGTAATGGCAATTAACTTTGGCGGTTTTACACCTGCTGATGATGCGCCCACCTGTATCGCTTCAGTTGCAGCTTTAAGAGCTTCTTTACCAGAGATAGCATGAATTGTCAATAAATCCACACCATAACGAGATGCTGCACGACACGCACCTGCAACAGTGTTGGGGATGTCATGAAACTTTAAATCCAGGAAAATGCGCTTTTGCCGAGATTTTAGCAGTTCCAGAATTTTTGGTCCCGTGCTTGTAAACAACTCTAGACCAACTTTCCAAAAACTGACTTGCTCAAGTCTTTCCACAAGAGCTATTGCTGAGCGTTCATCTGGTACATCTAAAGCCACAATAACTCGATCTTCGGCATTCATTGGCGGTTCCTTTCAAATTGGGCATTGGGCATCGGGCTAGGGCGGTGAGTAGTGAGTGGTGAGTTGGGAGTAGTAAGTTCTTTTTCCCCATTCCCTACTCCCGATTCCCCATTCCCAATTCCCTTACGGTATCAGTCGAACAAACTTATTTTTCCCAAGTTGTAAAACACGCCCGTGTAATTCACTAGAATCGTTAACATTAGCATCTGCATCAGATATGCGATCGCCATCCAACCGCACTCCACCTTCAGTAATTTTCCGTTTGCCTTCCCCAGTACTTTTGCACAAGCCACTAGCATTCAAGAGAAAAGCCAGTTTTGCTGGAAACTGAACTTGTGCCAAAGAAAATTCTGGCATATCCCCAGCTTCAACATCTTTAACAGCTTGCTCGCCATGATATTGTTTCACGACTTCTTGCGCCAATAATTTTTGGCGATCGCGTGGACTTTCTGGCAGCTTGTCTATTGGTAAGTTTGTCAGCAGTGTAAAATATTCTTCTAGAAGATGGTCGGGAACTTGTTGTAGTTTTTGATACTTTTGAGTTGGGTGTTCTAATAAACCCACATAATTCCCCAAAGACTTAGACATTTTCTGTACGCCGTCTGTACCAATTAAAATAGGTAACAGCAACCCATATTGAGGTTTTTGACCGAAATGGCGTTGTAAATCTCGTCCAACAGCAATATTAAACTTTTGGTCAGTCCCTCCCAGTTCTACATCTGCCTCCAAAGCAACAGAATCGTAGCCCTGCATTAGCGGGTAGAGGAACTCATGAAGAAAAATTGGATTCTCTTTTTTATAACGTTCGGCAAATCCTTCTTTTGCCAGCATCTGCCCCACCGTCATAGTCGAGAGTAACTCTAGAATCTTACCTAAATCCAGCTTCGAGAGCCATTCCGAGTTGTAACGTATTTCCAGTCTGCC
This genomic interval from Scytonema hofmannii PCC 7110 contains the following:
- the pyrF gene encoding orotidine-5'-phosphate decarboxylase; amino-acid sequence: MNAEDRVIVALDVPDERSAIALVERLEQVSFWKVGLELFTSTGPKILELLKSRQKRIFLDLKFHDIPNTVAGACRAASRYGVDLLTIHAISGKEALKAATEAIQVGASSAGVKPPKLIAITLLTSISSRQLAFDLKIPLELPEYVLEMLLMAQETGLDGAVCSPQEVSQLRQNCGKDFLLVCPGVRPTWAAAKDQARSLTPAQALKAGADYLVIGRPITASDNPELAWKKICEELATVS
- a CDS encoding uracil-DNA glycosylase; this encodes MSSEQQLSLFKESDFEQSNFDQKELIPTSVKIPIPRGIYANVTEIAQHCNQCHRCDLGDSRTHAVVGRGNLKALIMVVGEAPGQNEDETGLPFVGKAGQLLEKILASVKLDTEKDVYICNVNKCRPPSNRVPSTEEMEACKPYLMEQIRLVDPKIILLTGATAVKGVTGEKRGITQIRGKWMEWDGRLCMPIFHPSYLLRNQSREVGSPKWLMWQDIQAVRAKFDEIQNNI
- a CDS encoding TIGR04255 family protein, translated to MKLPNYERVIYEYNPLIEVIAQLRFPTILRITSQQPVDFQDSVRFDYPIFEASRNLPIPNELSNLLTQFSSNITSDLTYHFKSEDLSWQLSIDKDSITLVTTKYERYENFIKKLKIAVEIFEKIYNPLFYSRVGLRYRDLIIRSKLNIQKEWTELIPKHIASELHTPEIAASIQNFIKNLQLKTEFGQVNFNHGFVMVRDTEKGVDETAYLLDADFFTEDKIERGEYLWNILNQSNRTARNLFRWSITDDLYRAMRPQSI
- the tyrS gene encoding tyrosine--tRNA ligase; this encodes MTQDFSWLRRGIAEIFPQPTDSDTEIESLEKRLTTTERPLRVKYGIDPTGAEIHLGHSIPMRKLRAFQDAGHTAVLLIGDFTARIGDPTGKSEMRRQLTEEDVKNNAQTYLDQVRPILDFDTPGRLEIRYNSEWLSKLDLGKILELLSTMTVGQMLAKEGFAERYKKENPIFLHEFLYPLMQGYDSVALEADVELGGTDQKFNIAVGRDLQRHFGQKPQYGLLLPILIGTDGVQKMSKSLGNYVGLLEHPTQKYQKLQQVPDHLLEEYFTLLTNLPIDKLPESPRDRQKLLAQEVVKQYHGEQAVKDVEAGDMPEFSLAQVQFPAKLAFLLNASGLCKSTGEGKRKITEGGVRLDGDRISDADANVNDSSELHGRVLQLGKNKFVRLIP